The genomic segment CGTGAGCGCCCACGCGGGGGCGTCATTCCCGCTGACGCAGGCGCAGTTTCACCGGCGTGGATTTCACTTCGGTGGCGTTGATTCGCTTGAGGTAACGAACTGGTGTCGCATCGCCGGAGCCATCAGGCGCGGTCGAAGCGCCGGAACCAATCGTCCGTCCGCTCGGCCTGGTCATCGCTGCTGCCCGTCGCGAACCATGGAGATTGTTCCCGCGCGCGCTCGATCAGCGGCCGCAACAACCTGTGGAGCCGATGGTAGTCGGGCGCGGTTTCGCCACGGGTGCGATCGATGAACCCAGGCGACGCGCCAAGTTGGAAGAGCACGCCGGCGCCGAGGTGCGTCCATTCGATGGGCGCCTCCAAGGTCTGCTCGACATTCTTCGGGCTGCCCAGCTCTCTGAGGAGCTCGTCGCACACCAAGGTGAGCCAGTTCACCGTCTTCCCGGCGTTGTTCGCTACCGCGTGGCGATCCTGTAGTGAGCGTACGATGTCCATCTGAGGATGGCGCATCGATTTTTGCCACGCGAAGGACTCACCAACTTCGGACGAGTAACGTGAAACCTGGTAGCCGAAACCGGCGCAACCCGACCTGTAAGGAAAAATCTCGGCGATTCGACGCACCAGCGCAGCCATGTCGCGCACGCGTGCGAGGCCGTCCTCCGGCGCAAACGTCATGCACAGAGAATTCGCCAGTTGATCGGGGTCCCCTCGGCGATCTCGATCACGCCCGTAGACCTTGAACAAATGCTTGGGAGCATCCAGCGCGTGCTCGCCGTCCTTGAGCTCCAGCGCCACGATTCCGTCCTTGTCTTGCGGATTCCGTAGCGACGACTCGAGCATACCGAAGGTCTTCGGACCGACCGGGCGGTGCTTGCGCATGTTCTCGTCGGCGTAGAAGCGCAGTCGCTCACGCGGACAGAGCTCGAAGTACATCTCCTGGCAACGCAGCAGCACCTCGGGGATCGCCAAGAACGAAACGTCCGTGAAGAGGGTGATGGCAAAGACCCCATGACGCTCGAGATGCTGCTGGAGGAGGAGATACGGGGCCTGGTGGGAGCCGGGCGCTGGCAGCAGGTGGCGGGGCGCTACAGGCTCTGAGTTCGATAGCGATGGGCCATGCATGACATCGACGTTCGCAACGCCCTGTGGGAGCAACTCGGCGCCGCGCATGCAGGCGAGGACGACACGCGCCTGCTCGACGAGTTCGGGCTGGAGCTCGGTGACGTCCGCGTCAATGTCGTGGTCATCGATGGTGAGATTCACGGCTACGCGAGCAAGAGCGAGCGCGACGCCCTGACACGGCTACCTCGTCAGGTGGCTGCCTACGGCGCCGCACTTGACCGCGCGACCCTCGTCGTCGCGGAAGGACGCTTGGTCAAGGCATCAGCTCTCGTGCCGGAGTGGTGGGGATTGAGTATCGCGCACTCAGTTGGGGGAAGTGCGGTGCGTGTCGAAGCCCATCGGTTCACAGCGCGAAATCCGGAGCCGCGCGGGGCGTGCGTAACAAGCCCCGCGCGTTCCTCTACGAGCGTCTCACGCAATGCCTTGCGCCTGACCAGCTAAGGGCCCAGATGCGCCGGGTATTGAAGTCGCGAACACGCTGGCGTGCTGGCGAACAGCGAACGTGAGGTGATGGTACGTTCCCACTCGTTGCCACGCTGTGCGATGACGCCGCGTCTCGTTCCCCAGTCCTCGTAGGCCATGAACCGCATGATAGACGCGTCGGCTACTGACGCACGAAGCCGCGCGGGTGGCTGCGCGCGGTGCTCGTGGGCCGCAGATTCGCGGACTCGAACTGCTCGTAGCGGAAGCCGGAGCCCGGCTCGAAGACGTTGGCGGTCACCTCCCAGGCCGTGCCCTGACCGCTGGGGGCGGGCCTGCTCGGAGCCAGCGTGCTGGGCTGCGGGAAGTCGAAGGCCTGCGCGCCCGCCTGTGCCTGCGAGAGATGCACCCAGTCCCACGACATCCCTCGCGCGCCTCGACGCACGGAGATCAACTCCGTGCCCGCGGGCGCGGTGAGCTGATACGCCCCCTCCGCGACCGTCGGCACCGTCCCGGTGCCGCATTCACTCAGCCCCGGCGCCACGCCCCGGATGCCATCCGGTAGCGCCACCGCGCCGACAGCACCCGCGGGAGGATTGTAGACCCAGGTCGTCAACGTCTCGCAGAGCGATGCCCCCACGACCGTCGCCTCGAGCGAGACGGCCTGAGTGGCGGGTGCGGACGCAGGGATGTAGGTCGCGGAGAACGTCCTCGACGTGCCGCCCGTGCTCTCTGGGGGGCCATTGGGCTGCGCGGGAAGTCCTGACTGGAGGCGAACCCCTCGCGCATAGCGGGCATTGATGAAGGCGGGCCAATCCGCGGGAGGCACGAGGGTGCCTGTCGTCGTCGTGGTCGCCAGGGGGCCTGGTTCCAGCGCGATGTCCAACGTCGTGTCCGCGACCAGCGGCCCCACCTCCCCCACGTCCTTGTGAGAATAAAGGCCTCCCGACTCGTAGTAGGCATAGACGGAGAGCGGAACGCCCGCCGGCACCCCCGTGAGCTTGTAGCTGGCGACCCCACCCGTCAGACCGACGTAGAACGTGGTCGCGCTGAAGCCGGTGGGCGCGACCACCCAGATGGTGGCGCCACTGAAGCCGCTCGTCACTCCGCCCGAAATCGTCCCCGACAGCGTGACGGTCTCCGCCGCAGACGACGAAGTGGCCCGCTGCCACGCCGTTCCGTCGAAGGTCCACACCGCCCCGGTCCCCGTGAGGAGGACGAGGTCGCCTGTCGTGGGGTCCGTCTCGAGCTTCACCCCACCACTGCTCGGAGGACTCCCCGCTGCGCCCTGCGCGGTGACCGTGGTCCACGCCCCCGCGCTGAACCGGAGCAGATCGTTGCGCGCGGCACCGTTGGACGTTCCTCCGAAGAGATACATCCCCGCGCCGGGCCGATAAGCCATCAATCCACCGCGACGGACCGCCGGCAGCGAGGGCGCGCTCGCCCAGGCATTGGTCGAGCGGTTGTACGTGGAGCACGTCGCCAGGTCGGCGCCGATGGGCGCGCCGCTCGCACCGCCGCAGATCCACATGAGCCCGGAGCTCGTGTCGAGCGCGGCGGCGGCGAAGGCGCGGGCGGTCGGCAACGTCCCGGTGGGAGACAACTTGGCCCACCCCTGGGCATGGCTCCAAAGCTCGTTGTTGACGAACAGGCCTCCCTGCGAGCCCGTCCCGGAGGTACCTCCGAACAGCAAGATGCTGCCCGAGACCGGGGAGGCCGTCACCGCCGCGCCCGAACGCGCGGAGGGCCCCGGCGCCCCCACCTGCTGCCAGGTCCGAGTGGCTGAGTTGAACTGCCACGTGTCCGACAGCTTCGACCCCGTGCAGCTCTCTCCACCGAAGAGCACGCTGATGCCGCTCCCGCGATACTGGAAGGCGCCACCGACCCGCGCCGGAGGCGCCGCGGGCGCCGAGAGTCCCGGGACGGCCCACTCCTCCCAGGTCCCGGTCGCGACGGAGGTGAGCGCCACCGTGTCATTGAGACACCCCGTGGGCTGGTTTGCACCCGAGCCCCGTCCGCCTGTCATGATGAAGCCTCCCGCCTGCGCATCCCAGGTGGCGCTCGCGCTGCCGCGCGGCAGGGGCACCGGGTAGCCGGGGACGAGCAGCGTCACCAGCGAGGCATTCACCTGCGCCATCGTGGCGTTGGAGAGCCCCGCTCCGTTGGCGGTCACGTCCACGGTATCCGATACGCCATCCAGCCCCAGGCCGGTGAAATAGGCGCGCCCCTCTGCATCCGTGAGCGCTTCACGCGCGGGCACGTACTCCACGCCATTCTTTCGCACCCGTACGCCCGCACCCTCGTGTGCGCGCCCATCCTCTCCAATCACGAAGACGGTCAGCGCGTCCGTGATGGGGCTGCCCTCCGGCTCCACGCCCACCGTGCCACTGGACCCGAGCGCCCGCGGAGCCACCACCTCCAGCGACAGCGTTGCCTGGGCTGTCTGCCCGTTCGCGTCCGTGACGACGACGTCCACCGCGTGGCTTCCCGCCATGCCGGGCGCGGGAATCCCCGAGAGGATGCCGGTGTCCTCGTCTATCGTGAGACCAGATGGGAGTCCGGTGGCGCTCACCTGGAGCGGCGCGGTGCCACCCGCCGCGAGGATTGCCTCCGCGACACCGGGGGCACGACGGTACGTCACGCCTTCCGTGGCTTGGGTCAGCTCCGTCGTGAGGATGGCGGGGGCCGAGTCCAGCGAGGCTGCGGAGATGTCTGTCTTTGGAGGCGCGGTGAGGTCGGGGGAATGGACAGCGGGGGATTCCATACAGCCTTGGCTCAGCAATGCGGAAAGAAAGCCAAGGCCCAGGATACGAGCGGTGGTCATGAACGCTCCAGGTCACGAGGGACCTCTCTCAGCCAGGCCCTCCACCTCGAAGCATGCCGAATCGCGTTGCCAGGCCCACCCAAGAGAGGATTTGAAGCCGACGCAGGGTGGCGGACCGGACGAGCAGCGTCAAGGTTGATGGGCTTGCATCGAGGCCCGACACAGGGAAGGACGCGCAAGGCCTCGCTCCAACGTGGGTCGGTGCCCCTTCGGGCATCCCGCGCTCCGGGAGCCTTCCCGCTTCGCCCCCGCCGTGTCCATCTCGACAGGGCACGGCCGCGCGCCGTACGTGGACACGGCCTCCCGGGTCCGCGCCGCGCTGAAGTTCTCTCCGACACCTCGACGTAGGCGTCCCGGGCACGCCGGGCAGCCGCATGGCGCCGACCAAGAATGCCTGGCCGCACGACGCGTTCGAGGACGCCGATGCCGCCGAGGCCCGCGGCGTAGAGCTCGAGCGGCTCAACCCCGGCTCGCGCTTCGCGGTCGCCGAACGCTGACGCCCCTGGGGCCGCGCAGCCCCGCGTGTCGCCACCCGGCGCGTCAGCGCAGCGTTACGCGGCGGCGCGGGGGCGGGTGCTCTGCGGAGTCTTGGGGGCTCTCGGGCGTGGCCTGCTGGGTGGGAACTTCTCGCTCTCTCGTCTTCCGCGCACACGGAGCCGAACGGGAGGTGCCCCTGCTCTCCATCCTGTTCGAGAATCACGAACCTCGCTTTAGGGTTGAGGCGCCGGTGAGCGAGCCTCGGGAGCCTGGAGAACCAGGTCTCCTGGTCGGGGCCCCTTGTTGGCGCGCCAGCCGGGGGCCAGCTCCAACACCCAGCCCTCGCCTTCCCAGCGTGCATCTCGGGGGCCCGACGGGGGGGCGTTCACCGTGGCCGTCTTCCAGTCCGAGGAGAGGAGCACGTCGGAGGTCGCAGTGAGCGAGCCCCACGCATCGACGATGCGGGCGCCGGGATACACCGTGCCGTGCTCGGCGAGCGGGATGAGCTCACCAGGGTTGAATTGGATACGCATGCGCACCAGGGGGAGGTGTAGCACTGGGCCCTCCACCAACTTCTTGCGCAGCGCCTCGGCCCGGGCCTGGGTGAGGCGGGCCCGCTCGCGTTCG from the Myxococcus xanthus genome contains:
- a CDS encoding type VI immunity family protein, which codes for MAIPEVLLRCQEMYFELCPRERLRFYADENMRKHRPVGPKTFGMLESSLRNPQDKDGIVALELKDGEHALDAPKHLFKVYGRDRDRRGDPDQLANSLCMTFAPEDGLARVRDMAALVRRIAEIFPYRSGCAGFGYQVSRYSSEVGESFAWQKSMRHPQMDIVRSLQDRHAVANNAGKTVNWLTLVCDELLRELGSPKNVEQTLEAPIEWTHLGAGVLFQLGASPGFIDRTRGETAPDYHRLHRLLRPLIERAREQSPWFATGSSDDQAERTDDWFRRFDRA
- a CDS encoding sce7726 family protein — protein: MHDIDVRNALWEQLGAAHAGEDDTRLLDEFGLELGDVRVNVVVIDGEIHGYASKSERDALTRLPRQVAAYGAALDRATLVVAEGRLVKASALVPEWWGLSIAHSVGGSAVRVEAHRFTARNPEPRGACVTSPARSSTSVSRNALRLTS
- a CDS encoding Kelch repeat-containing protein, with translation MESPAVHSPDLTAPPKTDISAASLDSAPAILTTELTQATEGVTYRRAPGVAEAILAAGGTAPLQVSATGLPSGLTIDEDTGILSGIPAPGMAGSHAVDVVVTDANGQTAQATLSLEVVAPRALGSSGTVGVEPEGSPITDALTVFVIGEDGRAHEGAGVRVRKNGVEYVPAREALTDAEGRAYFTGLGLDGVSDTVDVTANGAGLSNATMAQVNASLVTLLVPGYPVPLPRGSASATWDAQAGGFIMTGGRGSGANQPTGCLNDTVALTSVATGTWEEWAVPGLSAPAAPPARVGGAFQYRGSGISVLFGGESCTGSKLSDTWQFNSATRTWQQVGAPGPSARSGAAVTASPVSGSILLFGGTSGTGSQGGLFVNNELWSHAQGWAKLSPTGTLPTARAFAAAALDTSSGLMWICGGASGAPIGADLATCSTYNRSTNAWASAPSLPAVRRGGLMAYRPGAGMYLFGGTSNGAARNDLLRFSAGAWTTVTAQGAAGSPPSSGGVKLETDPTTGDLVLLTGTGAVWTFDGTAWQRATSSSAAETVTLSGTISGGVTSGFSGATIWVVAPTGFSATTFYVGLTGGVASYKLTGVPAGVPLSVYAYYESGGLYSHKDVGEVGPLVADTTLDIALEPGPLATTTTTGTLVPPADWPAFINARYARGVRLQSGLPAQPNGPPESTGGTSRTFSATYIPASAPATQAVSLEATVVGASLCETLTTWVYNPPAGAVGAVALPDGIRGVAPGLSECGTGTVPTVAEGAYQLTAPAGTELISVRRGARGMSWDWVHLSQAQAGAQAFDFPQPSTLAPSRPAPSGQGTAWEVTANVFEPGSGFRYEQFESANLRPTSTARSHPRGFVRQ